In a single window of the Nocardioides massiliensis genome:
- the cmk gene encoding (d)CMP kinase, whose product MSTSSPAIDPTVLATVVVALDGPSGSGKSSTARGVASRLGLRYLDTGAQFRAITWWMLQHEVDVHDAAAVAARADEAVLASGTDPQAPTITVDGTDVATAIRQADVTGAVSPVSAVPEVRARLLADQRALIGEGGIVVEGRDIGSVVAPDAQVKVYLTADPAARAVRRAAEEGGSDVEATRASLLSRDTIDSGRATAPLTMPDGAVHIDTTDFTLDEVIDQVVALVGAVEAPA is encoded by the coding sequence GTGTCCACGTCGTCTCCTGCCATCGACCCGACCGTGCTCGCCACGGTGGTGGTCGCCCTCGACGGACCGTCCGGGTCCGGCAAGTCCTCCACCGCCCGCGGGGTCGCCTCGCGGCTGGGCCTGCGCTACCTCGACACCGGCGCCCAGTTCCGGGCGATCACCTGGTGGATGCTGCAGCACGAGGTCGACGTCCACGACGCCGCAGCGGTCGCCGCACGCGCCGACGAGGCGGTGCTCGCCTCCGGCACGGACCCGCAGGCTCCGACGATCACCGTCGACGGCACCGACGTCGCCACCGCCATCCGGCAGGCGGACGTCACCGGGGCGGTCAGCCCGGTCAGCGCCGTACCCGAGGTGCGGGCGCGACTGCTCGCCGACCAGCGTGCGCTGATCGGCGAGGGCGGCATCGTCGTCGAGGGCCGCGACATCGGCAGCGTGGTGGCGCCCGACGCGCAGGTGAAGGTCTACCTGACCGCCGACCCCGCGGCCCGCGCCGTGCGGCGCGCCGCGGAGGAGGGTGGCAGCGACGTGGAGGCGACGCGGGCCTCGCTGCTCTCGCGCGACACGATCGACTCCGGGCGGGCGACGGCCCCGCTGACCATGCCCGACGGAGCCGTCCACATCGACACGACCGACTTCACGCTCGACGAGGTGATCGACCAGGTCGTGGCGCTCGTGGGGGCGGTGGAGGCTCCCGCGTGA
- the der gene encoding ribosome biogenesis GTPase Der, with translation MEAEEVAMSEHEAESVETADRPVVTPTLAVVGRPNVGKSTLVNRIIGRREAVVEDVPGVTRDRVSYDATWNGRAFTVVDTGGWDPDARGLAERIAAQAEVAVSACDAVMFVVDATVGITDADEAVVKILRRSGKPVVLAANKVDDQRTEAEAYGLWNLGLGEPYPVSALHGRGSGDLLDAILAALPETPEQGEAEVGGPRRIAIVGKPNVGKSSLLNKLAGEERVVVDNVAGTTVDPVDELIELGGRTWRFIDTAGIRKRVKEASGHEYYASLRTSSAIDRAEVVVLVIDGGQSISEQDLRIIQAVREAGRALVIAFNKWDLVDEERRYYLDREIERELVQVQWAPRINVTARTGWHIDRLVPALDKALAGWETRIGTGALNSFLGRLVAEHPHPVRGGKQPKILFGTQASTAPPTFILFTSGKLEASYERYIERRLREEFGFVGTPILLQQRVREKRKR, from the coding sequence ATCGAAGCAGAGGAAGTAGCAATGAGTGAGCACGAGGCCGAGTCGGTCGAGACGGCGGACCGGCCCGTGGTGACCCCGACGTTGGCGGTGGTGGGACGTCCGAACGTCGGCAAGTCCACCCTGGTCAACCGCATCATCGGGCGCCGCGAGGCCGTGGTCGAGGACGTCCCCGGGGTGACCCGCGACCGGGTCTCCTACGACGCCACCTGGAACGGCCGAGCCTTCACGGTCGTCGACACCGGAGGCTGGGACCCCGACGCGCGCGGGCTCGCCGAGCGGATCGCGGCCCAGGCCGAGGTCGCCGTCAGCGCCTGCGACGCGGTGATGTTCGTTGTCGACGCGACCGTCGGCATCACCGATGCCGACGAGGCGGTCGTGAAGATCCTGCGCCGCTCCGGCAAGCCGGTGGTCCTGGCGGCCAACAAGGTCGATGACCAGCGCACCGAGGCCGAGGCGTACGGCCTGTGGAACCTCGGGCTGGGCGAGCCCTACCCGGTGTCCGCGCTGCACGGCCGCGGCTCCGGCGACCTGCTCGACGCCATCCTCGCCGCGCTGCCGGAGACCCCGGAGCAGGGCGAGGCGGAGGTCGGCGGTCCGCGCCGCATCGCGATCGTCGGCAAGCCCAACGTCGGCAAGTCCTCCCTGCTCAACAAGCTCGCCGGCGAGGAGCGGGTCGTCGTCGACAACGTCGCCGGCACCACGGTCGACCCGGTCGACGAGCTGATCGAGCTGGGGGGCCGCACCTGGCGCTTCATCGACACCGCGGGCATCCGCAAGCGCGTGAAGGAGGCCTCGGGGCACGAGTACTACGCCTCGTTGCGCACGTCGTCGGCGATCGACCGTGCCGAGGTCGTCGTGCTGGTCATCGACGGCGGGCAGTCGATCTCCGAGCAGGACCTGCGGATCATCCAGGCGGTCCGGGAGGCCGGCCGCGCCCTGGTGATCGCGTTCAACAAGTGGGACCTGGTCGACGAGGAGCGGCGCTACTACCTCGACCGCGAGATCGAGCGTGAGCTCGTGCAGGTGCAGTGGGCGCCGAGGATCAACGTCACCGCGCGCACCGGCTGGCACATCGACCGGCTGGTGCCCGCGCTCGACAAGGCGCTCGCCGGGTGGGAGACGCGCATCGGCACCGGTGCGCTCAACTCCTTCCTCGGCCGGCTGGTCGCCGAGCACCCGCACCCGGTCCGGGGCGGCAAGCAGCCCAAGATCCTCTTCGGAACCCAGGCCTCCACGGCGCCCCCGACGTTCATCCTGTTCACCAGCGGCAAGCTCGAGGCGTCGTACGAGCGCTACATCGAGCGGCGGCTGCGCGAGGAGTTCGGATTCGTCGGCACGCCGATCCTGCTGCAGCAGCGGGTGCGGGAGAAGCGCAAGCGCTGA
- a CDS encoding DNA polymerase Y family protein yields the protein MRVLVVWCPDWSVVAGLADAELSPQLPAAVLARNLVEVCNLPARAAGVRRGMRRRDAQARCPELVLLHVNPERDARTFEPVLAAVEAVRPGIAPLRPGLLALRAPGRYYGGEPHAAALLAQTLVEAGVVDVRIGIADDVFTAEQAARRAEPQDHVVVPPGGSAPYLRTLPVEALLADPEATEMVSLLQRLGLRTLGELAQLPGPDVSHRFGAYGLEVWRRARGEAAGLLATRTPPPELACEVGFEPPLDSAEAVTFSVRTTAERFVAGLAARQQVATAVRVEVECEGERGESVLVSARSWLHPRHFSARDLVDRVHWQIQGQTQGSVRSRRSVAAISEPITRVRFVPEVAEPAADHAEPLWGGGASELVARGMARVQAMLGYDAVVVPVLQGGRSPAARQATVPWGERPTGLRPLDRPWPGSLPGPAPARVFAVPLAAEVRDRRGGTVCLDGRGAVTGEPATVLLPDVGWQPVEAWAGPWPVDESWWEAGAAASPAASPAARFQVVGIDGRAWLLRCRDATWELEAAYD from the coding sequence GTGAGGGTGCTGGTCGTCTGGTGTCCGGACTGGTCCGTGGTGGCCGGGTTGGCCGACGCGGAGCTGTCGCCACAACTGCCGGCGGCGGTGCTGGCGCGCAACCTGGTCGAGGTCTGCAACCTGCCTGCACGAGCGGCCGGGGTGCGCCGGGGGATGCGCCGCCGTGACGCCCAGGCGCGGTGCCCGGAGCTGGTGCTGCTCCACGTCAATCCCGAACGCGACGCACGCACCTTCGAGCCGGTGCTGGCCGCGGTCGAGGCGGTCCGTCCCGGGATCGCGCCGCTGCGCCCGGGTCTGTTGGCCCTGCGGGCGCCCGGACGCTACTACGGCGGAGAGCCGCATGCCGCGGCGCTGCTGGCCCAGACGCTGGTCGAGGCGGGGGTCGTCGACGTCCGCATCGGGATCGCCGACGACGTCTTCACCGCCGAGCAGGCCGCCCGGCGGGCCGAGCCGCAGGACCACGTGGTGGTGCCGCCGGGGGGATCGGCGCCCTATCTGCGGACGCTTCCGGTCGAGGCGCTGCTGGCCGACCCCGAGGCGACCGAGATGGTCTCGCTGCTGCAGCGACTCGGGCTGCGCACGCTGGGCGAGCTCGCCCAGCTGCCGGGTCCCGACGTCAGTCATCGGTTCGGTGCCTACGGTCTGGAAGTCTGGCGCCGTGCCCGGGGAGAGGCGGCCGGCCTGCTCGCCACTCGCACCCCGCCGCCGGAGCTGGCGTGTGAGGTGGGCTTCGAGCCGCCGCTGGACTCCGCCGAGGCGGTGACCTTCAGCGTGCGCACCACCGCCGAGCGGTTCGTCGCCGGGCTGGCCGCGCGCCAGCAGGTCGCGACCGCGGTGCGGGTGGAGGTGGAGTGTGAGGGCGAGCGTGGGGAGAGCGTGCTGGTCTCGGCCCGTTCCTGGTTGCACCCGCGGCACTTCAGCGCCCGCGACCTGGTCGACCGGGTCCACTGGCAGATCCAGGGACAGACGCAGGGGTCTGTGCGCAGTCGCCGATCGGTGGCGGCGATCAGCGAGCCGATCACCCGTGTCCGCTTCGTGCCCGAGGTCGCCGAGCCCGCCGCCGACCACGCCGAGCCGCTGTGGGGCGGCGGTGCCAGTGAGTTGGTCGCCCGCGGGATGGCGCGCGTGCAGGCGATGCTCGGCTACGACGCGGTGGTGGTCCCGGTGCTGCAGGGCGGTCGGTCACCGGCGGCGCGGCAGGCGACGGTGCCGTGGGGGGAGCGACCCACCGGGTTGCGGCCCCTCGACCGGCCCTGGCCCGGCAGCCTGCCGGGTCCGGCTCCGGCGCGGGTCTTCGCCGTGCCGCTGGCCGCGGAGGTCCGCGACCGGCGTGGGGGCACGGTGTGTCTCGACGGGCGCGGCGCGGTCACCGGTGAGCCGGCCACGGTCCTGCTGCCCGACGTCGGCTGGCAGCCGGTCGAGGCCTGGGCGGGGCCGTGGCCGGTGGACGAGTCGTGGTGGGAGGCCGGTGCCGCGGCATCTCCTGCCGCATCTCCTGCTGCCCGGTTCCAGGTCGTGGGCATCGACGGGCGGGCGTGGCTGCTGCGTTGTCGGGACGCGACCTGGGAGCTGGAGGCTGCATATGACTGA
- a CDS encoding GAF domain-containing protein: MSAPSPSPVFRAPMRSRDDTVDHAAALAWAFEHDLCGVGERGDGGDTTDARVQARAERFAAAPAGAFVWTQDAAGVYRLGRITGEATYDESPVARRHDLPHQRPCAWLPGPVPEPELPAAVRQTFARGGRNFQRINPATTPGDVEAETAVLWERYAD; this comes from the coding sequence GTGTCCGCCCCCTCCCCCTCACCCGTGTTCCGCGCCCCGATGCGCTCGCGCGACGACACCGTCGACCACGCCGCCGCCCTCGCCTGGGCCTTCGAGCACGACCTCTGCGGCGTGGGTGAGCGCGGCGACGGCGGTGACACCACCGACGCCCGTGTCCAGGCTCGCGCCGAGCGCTTCGCCGCCGCGCCGGCCGGTGCCTTCGTCTGGACCCAGGACGCCGCCGGCGTCTACCGGCTCGGCCGGATCACGGGCGAGGCGACGTACGACGAGTCCCCCGTCGCCCGGCGCCACGATCTGCCCCACCAGCGTCCGTGCGCCTGGCTACCCGGTCCCGTCCCCGAGCCCGAGCTCCCCGCTGCCGTCCGACAGACCTTCGCCCGGGGCGGTCGCAACTTCCAACGGATCAACCCCGCCACCACTCCCGGCGACGTGGAGGCCGAGACCGCGGTGCTGTGGGAGCGCTACGCCGACTGA
- a CDS encoding lysophospholipid acyltransferase family protein, whose product MTPRTVAHPRRWFMRIARPPARVLVRRRFAVRVHGAEHHPTSGPVVVASNHIGLADGPLMVAFGPRPVHALTKQEAFTGKLGLLLAAAGQVPLDRFAPDPAAIRSCLRVLADGGVVGVFPEGRRGTGDLGRFHRGAGYLAMVAGAPVVPLTVLGTREPGGSAESWPARGAVVDLVYGRPFTVDAVPWPRTQAHVRELSLELRAHMQVELARALELTGRTLPGPVDTAELDADPPTALVDD is encoded by the coding sequence GTGACGCCGCGCACCGTTGCGCACCCGCGGCGGTGGTTCATGCGCATCGCCCGGCCGCCGGCCCGGGTGCTCGTGCGCCGGCGGTTCGCCGTCCGGGTGCACGGAGCGGAGCACCACCCGACCAGCGGGCCCGTCGTGGTCGCCTCGAACCACATCGGTCTGGCCGACGGCCCCCTGATGGTGGCCTTCGGGCCGCGCCCGGTGCACGCGCTCACCAAGCAGGAGGCGTTCACCGGCAAGCTCGGTCTGCTGCTGGCCGCAGCCGGACAGGTGCCGCTCGACCGGTTCGCGCCGGACCCGGCAGCGATCCGGTCGTGCCTTCGGGTGCTCGCCGACGGCGGGGTCGTCGGGGTGTTCCCGGAGGGACGCCGCGGCACCGGTGATCTGGGGCGGTTCCACCGCGGTGCGGGCTATCTCGCGATGGTCGCCGGGGCCCCGGTCGTGCCCCTGACGGTGCTCGGCACCCGTGAGCCCGGCGGCAGCGCGGAGTCCTGGCCGGCCCGTGGCGCGGTCGTCGACCTGGTCTACGGTCGGCCGTTCACCGTGGACGCCGTACCGTGGCCTCGTACGCAGGCGCACGTGCGCGAGCTGTCGCTCGAGCTGCGCGCCCACATGCAGGTCGAGCTGGCGCGGGCACTGGAGCTCACGGGGCGGACGTTGCCCGGACCGGTCGACACCGCCGAGCTCGACGCCGACCCGCCGACGGCGCTGGTCGACGACTGA